One Candidatus Ornithobacterium hominis genomic region harbors:
- a CDS encoding RHS repeat domain-containing protein, whose translation MREGWQRIPHSRSCGVLAWLTARSNSVQPDPTKQEQPWRGARPKKKQRGVGSFLIQNNRYAYDLVGNILKVENQLPIIRNALGGASSYEYQYDNLNRLTLAKGNYTGELTSASYELKMSYNNLNSITKKELNHLSGGVQKGYTLDYSYNNPSHPHAPSEIMEMGKPKARTYQYDGNGNPLYYEEYKSFRAMVWDEENRLRGINDNGKLHLYTYDHTGERALKSSGESSTVVTNGLTSAVITHMDDYTAYVNPYFVVQKGRFTKHYFEGSSRIVSKLGEGTFVHKNTGIMAGGIDYIRQSAQMQEARDNYIRGLKVPPGPPTQHGIYASPEWTGQPYPSLGWQNIRQDQEPPEGWPRPPKFNEPGDVPGPPVQYGDPITPQTVKAGYGFVPNGIREKNLYFYHPDHLGSSSYITDREGRITQHTEYIAFGEVLFEEHSTSKAMPYLFNGKELDTETGLYYYGARYYDPKTSIFLNVDPLAEKTMTPYAYTNNNPINLIDPTGMEAEAKNIDAPIYDTDGNFLGTDDKGLQGKAIIMDKKDFKQNMSHQEALSKSKGYIGLRTEAAKKKFNIHYDNLPNRPDYDGFLTKEEADNWWLKKTGEPLFVDQKKIVLTEVTTKSFDNKKGQSFYKNFIWGLSNTGKVYGTLKLTLLDEQNGIVHIGGTTYMDIYDYEMDGRPLRDFATWAGRPGGENDGKKFLIYGYGSAKVPVRK comes from the coding sequence TTGCGTGAGGGATGGCAGCGAATACCCCACAGCCGTAGTTGTGGGGTTTTAGCATGGCTCACGGCGAGGAGTAATAGCGTACAGCCCGACCCGACGAAGCAGGAACAGCCTTGGCGAGGGGCACGCCCAAAGAAAAAACAAAGAGGCGTGGGAAGTTTCCTTATCCAGAACAACCGTTATGCGTATGATTTGGTAGGGAATATCCTCAAGGTGGAGAACCAGCTTCCAATTATCCGCAATGCACTGGGCGGGGCTTCCAGCTATGAATATCAGTATGATAATCTCAACCGGCTGACCCTCGCCAAAGGAAACTACACCGGAGAGCTCACCAGCGCCAGCTATGAGCTGAAAATGAGTTATAATAATCTTAACTCCATCACAAAGAAAGAGTTAAACCACCTCTCCGGCGGGGTGCAGAAGGGCTATACGCTGGACTACAGCTACAACAACCCTTCCCACCCTCACGCCCCGAGTGAAATCATGGAGATGGGCAAGCCTAAAGCCCGAACTTACCAGTACGACGGCAACGGAAACCCTCTCTATTACGAGGAATATAAGAGCTTCCGCGCTATGGTTTGGGATGAGGAGAACAGGCTGAGAGGCATTAACGATAATGGAAAACTGCATCTCTACACTTACGACCATACGGGCGAGAGAGCGTTGAAAAGCAGCGGAGAGAGCAGTACGGTAGTGACCAACGGGCTGACATCGGCAGTCATTACCCATATGGACGACTATACCGCCTATGTGAATCCTTATTTCGTGGTGCAGAAAGGCAGATTTACCAAGCATTATTTTGAGGGAAGTAGCAGGATAGTGAGCAAGCTGGGCGAAGGAACCTTTGTACATAAAAACACGGGCATCATGGCTGGAGGAATAGACTACATCCGTCAGAGTGCCCAAATGCAGGAGGCAAGGGACAATTATATTCGTGGACTGAAAGTCCCGCCTGGTCCGCCGACACAGCATGGCATCTACGCCAGCCCTGAATGGACAGGCCAGCCTTACCCGAGCCTTGGATGGCAGAATATCCGCCAAGACCAAGAACCACCCGAAGGCTGGCCAAGACCACCGAAGTTTAATGAGCCGGGAGATGTCCCAGGGCCGCCTGTGCAGTACGGAGACCCGATTACTCCCCAGACGGTAAAAGCAGGGTATGGCTTTGTTCCAAATGGAATAAGAGAAAAGAATTTGTATTTTTACCACCCAGACCATTTGGGAAGTTCTTCGTATATTACAGACCGAGAAGGAAGAATAACCCAGCACACGGAGTATATAGCGTTTGGAGAAGTATTGTTTGAAGAGCATTCTACAAGCAAGGCCATGCCATATCTGTTCAATGGGAAGGAGCTGGATACGGAGACGGGGCTTTACTACTACGGAGCGAGATACTATGACCCTAAGACAAGTATATTCTTGAATGTGGATCCATTGGCAGAGAAGACTATGACACCGTATGCGTATACGAATAACAATCCGATAAACCTGATAGACCCGACGGGGATGGAAGCGGAAGCAAAAAATATTGATGCACCTATTTATGATACTGATGGAAATTTTTTAGGAACAGATGATAAAGGTCTGCAAGGTAAAGCAATAATAATGGATAAAAAAGATTTTAAACAAAATATGTCACACCAAGAAGCTTTATCTAAAAGCAAAGGTTATATCGGATTAAGAACAGAAGCAGCGAAAAAGAAATTTAATATTCATTACGATAATCTTCCTAATAGACCTGATTATGATGGATTTCTAACAAAAGAAGAAGCTGATAATTGGTGGCTTAAGAAAACTGGAGAACCTTTGTTTGTTGATCAGAAAAAAATAGTATTAACGGAAGTAACTACCAAAAGTTTTGACAATAAAAAGGGGCAATCCTTCTATAAAAATTTTATTTGGGGATTAAGCAACACAGGTAAGGTATATGGGACTTTAAAACTAACTCTCTTAGATGAACAAAATGGAATAGTCCATATTGGAGGAACCACATATATGGATATATATGATTATGAAATGGATGGAAGACCTCTTAGGGACTTTGCAACTTGGGCTGGAAGACCAGGTGGTGAAAATGATGGTAAAAAATTTTTAATCTATGGATATGGAAGCGCAAAAGTTCCTGTAAGAAAATAA
- a CDS encoding RHS repeat domain-containing protein translates to MYFYHPDHLGSSSYITDREGRITQHTEYIAFGEVLFEEHSTSKTMPYLFNGKELDTETGLYYYGARYYDAKTSIFLNVDPMAEKTMTPYAYTNNNPIMLIDPTGMVGERADHIDVRKNKDGSYTVVGGVANTDKNVYVVDEKGQRTGQILGQMLTEYSFHYDDGSAVTGSNINLNDQSGQNFFNNEIKNIGLFDYMGNAQGGEPLDFKTNNIPKELTLEQESQYHYRGMSFEGKIASARDIGNYSAGYVAGKHGQSWGASRIAFDALETKQNYKTWNVFKWRSWKTEGQPTQQAERAGHNAGYPIYKQRQFEKQWQKATNPWPIGPKY, encoded by the coding sequence TTGTATTTTTACCACCCAGACCACTTGGGAAGTTCTTCGTATATTACAGACCGAGAAGGAAGAATAACCCAGCATACAGAGTATATTGCGTTTGGAGAGGTGTTGTTTGAAGAACACAGCACGAGCAAAACTATGCCGTATTTGTTTAATGGGAAGGAGCTGGATACAGAGACGGGATTGTATTACTATGGGGCAAGATATTATGATGCAAAAACAAGTATTTTCTTAAATGTGGATCCTATGGCGGAGAAGACTATGACACCATATGCATATACGAATAATAATCCAATAATGCTTATTGACCCTACGGGGATGGTGGGTGAAAGAGCAGACCATATAGATGTTAGGAAAAATAAAGATGGAAGTTATACTGTTGTAGGAGGAGTTGCAAATACTGATAAAAATGTTTATGTTGTTGATGAAAAAGGACAAAGAACAGGACAAATATTAGGTCAAATGCTTACAGAATATTCTTTCCATTATGATGACGGTAGCGCTGTTACAGGTTCAAATATCAATCTAAATGACCAGTCAGGACAGAATTTCTTTAATAACGAAATCAAAAATATTGGATTGTTTGATTATATGGGTAACGCTCAAGGTGGCGAACCTCTTGACTTTAAAACTAATAATATACCCAAAGAACTAACATTAGAACAAGAAAGTCAATATCATTATCGAGGAATGTCGTTTGAAGGTAAAATAGCATCGGCAAGGGATATTGGTAATTATTCAGCAGGTTATGTAGCTGGAAAGCACGGTCAAAGTTGGGGAGCTTCTAGAATAGCTTTTGATGCACTTGAAACTAAACAAAATTATAAAACTTGGAATGTGTTTAAGTGGAGAAGTTGGAAAACAGAAGGACAACCAACTCAACAAGCGGAGCGAGCTGGTCATAATGCAGGCTATCCGATTTATAAACAACGACAGTTTGAAAAACAATGGCAAAAAGCAACTAATCCGTGGCCAATAGGACCGAAATACTAA
- a CDS encoding RHS repeat domain-containing protein, producing the protein MWQSQWTEQPYPSLGWQNIRQDQEPPEGWPRPPKFNEPGDVPGPPVQYGDPITPQTVKAGYGFIDNGIIEKNLYFYHPDHLGSSSYITDIEGRITQHTEYIAFGEVLFEEHSTSRTMPYLFNGKELDTETGLYYYGARYYDAKTSIFLNVDPLAEKYPHTSPYTYVNNNPIMLVDPDGRDIIGVTRKDAQNFQQDIYRVLKDKKFEGVRALISIKGSKFNKIDVSALTKALENISVNTDEKAYIDMVANTINSKEIHKVEYLSGDFTSAEGATAFRDHMNKAQEGIGDMLLTPDGNFSSTFIDSQGGGLNVPTKDGSHSFISAIHKDDDRAITSGHELFGHGIPSAKKMNDKTNNSNAIRTDNLIRRLLGKPERDGSDHAGYNQGHIIEPNELPMTK; encoded by the coding sequence GTGTGGCAATCTCAATGGACAGAACAGCCTTACCCGAGTCTTGGATGGCAGAATATCCGCCAAGACCAAGAACCGCCCGAAGGCTGGCCGAGACCACCGAAGTTCAATGAGCCGGGAGATGTGCCAGGTCCGCCTGTACAGTATGGAGACCCGATTACTCCGCAGACGGTAAAAGCAGGGTATGGCTTCATAGATAATGGAATAATAGAGAAAAATTTGTATTTTTACCACCCAGACCATCTGGGGTCAAGCAGTTATATTACGGATATAGAGGGAAGAATAACCCAACATACGGAGTATATTGCCTTTGGAGAGGTGTTGTTTGAAGAGCATTCTACAAGCAGGACTATGCCGTATTTGTTTAATGGGAAGGAGCTGGATACAGAGACTGGATTATATTACTACGGAGCGAGATACTATGATGCAAAAACAAGCATTTTCTTGAATGTAGACCCGCTGGCAGAGAAATATCCACATACATCGCCTTATACATATGTAAACAACAATCCGATAATGTTGGTAGACCCTGATGGAAGAGATATAATAGGTGTTACAAGAAAAGATGCTCAAAACTTTCAACAAGATATTTATAGAGTATTAAAGGATAAGAAGTTTGAAGGAGTAAGAGCTTTAATAAGTATTAAAGGAAGTAAATTTAATAAAATAGATGTATCAGCACTTACCAAAGCATTAGAAAATATATCCGTTAATACAGATGAAAAAGCTTATATTGATATGGTAGCTAACACAATAAATTCAAAAGAAATACATAAAGTGGAATATTTAAGTGGAGATTTTACATCAGCTGAAGGAGCTACTGCTTTTAGAGATCATATGAATAAAGCTCAAGAAGGGATAGGAGATATGTTACTAACTCCTGATGGTAATTTTAGTTCAACATTTATTGATAGCCAAGGAGGTGGATTAAATGTGCCTACAAAAGATGGTTCTCATTCATTCATTAGTGCTATTCATAAAGATGATGATAGAGCTATTACATCGGGACACGAATTATTTGGACACGGAATACCATCTGCAAAGAAAATGAATGATAAAACAAATAATTCTAATGCTATTAGAACAGATAATTTAATTAGAAGATTATTAGGAAAGCCTGAGCGAGATGGCAGCGATCACGCTGGATACAATCAAGGACATATTATAGAACCAAACGAATTACCTATGACCAAATGA
- a CDS encoding RHS repeat-associated core domain-containing protein has translation MYFYHPDHLGSSSYITDREGRITQHTEYIAFGEVLFEEHSTSKTMPYLFNGKELDTETGLYYYGARYYDPRVSLWLNVDPLAEEFPEWSPYSYGFNNPLRFTDPTGMAPEDIIIRGKNNSSVTIKTDLVDISVNAGSVVGDLGGNYTLQGDDVLVAALDIVGIVDPTGVADIAAATLEAEQGNWGSAILSAAGVVPIVGDIGKVGKVGKHLKTIEKAIDGAKAKNLAEAAEKGIPKSQLGPSGKPKIHTVSKPNLKQAKDAARNNPKSNTSPVKHSSDKGQKTHYHSTKDGKKMTGKDNVHYENRSSKRNPN, from the coding sequence TTGTATTTTTACCATCCTGACCACTTGGGGTCAAGCAGTTACATTACAGATAGGGAAGGACGGATAACCCAGCATACAGAGTATATTGCGTTTGGAGAGGTGCTCTTTGAGGAACACAGCACAAGCAAGACCATGCCGTATTTGTTCAATGGGAAGGAGCTGGACACTGAGACGGGGCTTTACTACTACGGAGCGAGATACTATGACCCGAGAGTATCGCTGTGGCTGAATGTTGACCCTTTAGCCGAAGAATTTCCAGAGTGGAGCCCATACAGTTACGGCTTTAATAACCCATTGCGATTTACCGACCCGACAGGTATGGCACCCGAAGACATTATCATACGTGGTAAGAATAATTCGAGTGTAACCATTAAAACGGATTTAGTAGATATATCTGTAAATGCAGGTTCTGTTGTAGGAGATTTAGGAGGAAATTATACTTTACAGGGAGATGATGTTTTAGTAGCGGCTTTAGATATTGTTGGTATAGTAGATCCAACAGGGGTGGCAGATATAGCAGCGGCAACATTAGAAGCTGAGCAAGGAAATTGGGGAAGTGCTATATTAAGCGCCGCAGGAGTGGTACCAATAGTTGGTGACATTGGTAAAGTAGGTAAAGTAGGAAAGCACCTCAAAACTATTGAGAAAGCTATTGATGGTGCGAAAGCTAAAAATCTTGCAGAAGCAGCTGAAAAAGGAATACCTAAAAGTCAATTAGGACCAAGTGGTAAGCCTAAAATACATACTGTAAGTAAACCTAATCTAAAACAAGCTAAAGATGCTGCGAGGAATAATCCAAAATCAAATACAAGCCCTGTCAAACATTCAAGTGATAAAGGACAAAAAACTCATTATCACTCAACCAAAGATGGTAAAAAGATGACAGGCAAGGACAATGTACATTATGAGAATCGTTCATCAAAAAGAAATCCTAATTAA